In the Leptotrichia sp. oral taxon 847 genome, one interval contains:
- the fucO gene encoding lactaldehyde reductase, with translation MANRIILNEVSYHGFGAIESIPDEVEKNKFKKAFICTDPGLIKAGAAKKITDVLDKANLGYVVFSDVQQNPTIENVKAGVEKFKESGADYIIAIGGGSAMDCAKAVAIIINNPEFSDVRSLEGVADTKNKCVPIIAVATTAGTAAEVTINYVITDAQKNRKFVCVDPHDMPIVAIVDPGMMMTMPKELTAATGLDALTHAIEGFTTKAAWEMTDMFHLKSIELIAKYLRKAVENDKEAKEKMALASYLAGMGFSNVGLGIVHSMAHPLGAFYGTPHGVANAIILPTVMEYNAEYTGEKFREIAKAFGIKHTRRMAPEEYRKAAVDAVKQLARDVNIPENLKGIMDIKDLDFIAESALNDVCTGGNPRDTNLEEIKELYKKLL, from the coding sequence ATGGCAAACCGTATCATTTTAAATGAAGTATCATATCACGGATTTGGAGCAATTGAATCTATTCCAGATGAAGTGGAAAAAAATAAATTCAAAAAGGCTTTTATTTGTACAGATCCTGGATTAATTAAGGCTGGAGCAGCTAAAAAAATTACTGATGTACTTGATAAAGCTAATTTGGGATATGTAGTATTTTCTGATGTTCAGCAAAATCCTACAATTGAAAATGTAAAAGCTGGAGTTGAAAAATTTAAAGAAAGTGGTGCAGATTATATTATTGCAATCGGTGGAGGTTCTGCTATGGACTGTGCCAAAGCTGTGGCAATTATTATAAATAATCCTGAATTTTCTGATGTACGAAGTCTTGAAGGAGTCGCAGATACAAAAAATAAATGCGTTCCAATAATCGCAGTTGCAACTACAGCTGGAACAGCTGCCGAAGTTACAATAAATTATGTAATAACAGATGCCCAAAAAAATAGAAAATTTGTCTGCGTTGACCCACACGATATGCCAATAGTTGCGATAGTTGATCCAGGAATGATGATGACTATGCCAAAAGAATTGACAGCTGCGACTGGACTTGACGCACTAACTCACGCAATCGAGGGATTTACAACAAAAGCAGCTTGGGAAATGACCGACATGTTTCATTTAAAATCAATTGAATTAATAGCAAAATATTTGAGAAAAGCTGTAGAAAATGACAAAGAAGCTAAAGAAAAAATGGCTCTTGCTTCATACTTAGCAGGAATGGGATTTTCAAATGTGGGACTTGGGATCGTACACTCAATGGCTCATCCGCTAGGCGCATTTTATGGAACTCCGCACGGTGTCGCAAACGCAATAATTTTACCAACTGTAATGGAATATAACGCTGAATATACAGGGGAAAAATTTAGAGAAATAGCAAAGGCTTTTGGAATAAAACATACTAGAAGAATGGCTCCTGAAGAATACAGAAAAGCAGCAGTAGACGCTGTAAAACAATTGGCACGCGATGTAAATATCCCTGAAAATTTAAAAGGAATAATGGATATAAAAGATTTAGATTTTATTGCAGAATCAGCTTTAAATGATGTTTGTACTGGTGGAAATCCACGAGATACAAATTTGGAAGAAATAAAAGAACTTTATAAAAAATTATTGTAA
- a CDS encoding biotin transporter BioY produces the protein MKQNTLISNIIKIETKEKETLKNILLVLGGVTFLSIMSQVIIPLPNTPVPISLGTFGVTLMALLYGRKLGTATILSYVAAGSLGAPIFAGFKAGSLFSPTGGYILGYIVSTIVLGYLSDRGITKSYVKTFLSLLLSSAIILTLGSLVLSLFMPGKNAFMVGVRPFLPGDAIKSTTTTLLLPTLWKFIGKDKN, from the coding sequence ATGAAACAGAATACTTTAATTAGTAACATTATAAAAATTGAAACAAAAGAAAAAGAAACTTTAAAAAATATTCTTTTAGTGTTAGGTGGAGTTACATTTTTATCAATAATGTCTCAAGTTATAATTCCGCTTCCTAATACTCCTGTGCCAATTTCACTTGGAACATTTGGAGTAACATTAATGGCGTTGTTATACGGGAGAAAATTAGGAACAGCAACTATACTTTCATATGTTGCGGCAGGTAGCTTAGGTGCTCCTATTTTTGCAGGATTTAAAGCGGGTTCATTGTTTTCACCAACAGGAGGATATATTTTAGGATATATTGTATCTACAATAGTTTTAGGATATTTATCTGACAGAGGTATTACAAAATCTTATGTGAAAACATTTTTATCACTGTTACTTTCAAGTGCTATTATTTTGACATTGGGATCATTGGTATTGTCATTATTTATGCCTGGTAAAAATGCATTTATGGTTGGTGTACGACCTTTCCTTCCTGGTGATGCGATAAAATCAACTACAACTACACTTTTACTTCCAACATTGTGGAAATTTATTGGAAAAGATAAGAATTAA
- a CDS encoding autotransporter domain-containing protein has product MGKDFKYPKKDFKRKSNFTKYAIAAILAFSIVSCGGGGGGGGSTTGSSTPVAPSNPVVKPSIPPTSGPSQTTTPTVPSVGPIAWNDSSVSYDKDNQHSHSDTTYKGSNVKVGIIDVGFENSSLASDLSTKFGSRLHKLTVPGFTASPKRNDDHGVVVASFLGGVKEGVAKNVELYAIDAAKQNNEGKTYPEISLSMYQALDNAGVKIYNQSFGVDSDVTKFSSSSTAANYYGNQVGNDILAFYKDAVNNKGALFIWAAGNNSLDKNPSLESSLPYFDNTLQKGWINVVSLTSKKVSDLGDTSWDNLTALTPAGVAKNWTVTVVGDQIFEIKGQRYVGSGSSYAAPVVSGTAALIKEKYPWMDGSLIRQTILSTATDIGEPGVDSTYGWGLINIDKALNGPAKFSKALALDDNVTVDIPSGTYTFSNNISGDAGLIKNGAGILILSGNSTFTGNTTVNAGKVQINGVYTSSLNVRPQATLATQNALIQNDVINAGTVENSGRTTFAGKYISLENSRIKTDTNSTLHVNGDVKLNGVAIEVAAKDQNGQDRYVTAKGITNDVITSDGKIEGTVKGENEKDLVNVDVQKKENKVTANLSRKNVETYVKNSKNSDEMQQNTAENIETAFQKLDEEVENGNTKNVENFEKKAAVLQSLSTRSATSAAVLDSLSGQIYASAQALTFHQSQTVNKDLSNRLVMLGTLDNVGDNFGLWITGLGANGKLKQDGYAEGKTKVYGGQVGVDKQFGDNLILGTALSYSKANVKFNRYGGKSDANNFGISLYGRLGNKTNPLYLQGRAGIGFVDSDVERDIILSPTDFSRAKINHNDKVVSGYLETGYDFKNKKGDFVITPFVGLSHDTVIRGSFSEDNSQFGLKADKKTYAQTSGLVGLRVGKSVDWKSGSKSTFQGYVTHQTAFNNEDLSFDASYTGLSNAKFKVKGIGLAKNKTWVGVGALTEVNKNFGWYTNYDGSVDSGKKGKGHNNVFTTGVRVNF; this is encoded by the coding sequence ATGGGTAAAGATTTTAAATATCCAAAAAAAGATTTTAAGAGAAAATCTAATTTTACGAAGTACGCAATAGCAGCAATACTTGCCTTTTCTATTGTCAGTTGTGGAGGAGGAGGTGGCGGTGGTGGAAGCACAACAGGTTCTTCTACGCCAGTTGCGCCTTCAAATCCAGTAGTAAAACCGTCAATTCCGCCAACAAGTGGTCCATCACAAACAACGACGCCAACAGTGCCTTCAGTGGGTCCAATTGCTTGGAATGATTCTTCGGTAAGTTATGACAAAGATAATCAGCACAGTCACTCAGACACGACTTATAAAGGAAGTAATGTAAAAGTTGGAATCATAGATGTGGGATTTGAAAATTCCTCTTTAGCATCTGATTTATCTACAAAATTTGGAAGTAGACTTCACAAATTGACAGTTCCAGGATTTACAGCGTCGCCTAAACGAAATGATGATCATGGAGTTGTCGTTGCCTCATTTTTAGGAGGAGTAAAAGAAGGGGTGGCAAAAAATGTTGAACTTTATGCGATTGATGCCGCAAAACAAAATAACGAAGGAAAAACATATCCAGAAATCAGTCTTAGTATGTACCAAGCGTTGGACAATGCTGGAGTAAAAATTTATAATCAGTCTTTTGGAGTGGACAGTGATGTTACTAAATTTAGTTCATCTTCAACTGCAGCCAACTATTATGGTAACCAGGTAGGAAATGATATTTTGGCATTCTATAAAGATGCTGTAAATAACAAAGGAGCTCTATTTATATGGGCAGCGGGAAATAATTCATTAGATAAAAATCCTTCACTTGAGTCAAGTTTACCTTATTTCGATAATACACTGCAAAAAGGTTGGATAAATGTAGTTTCCTTAACTTCTAAAAAAGTTTCTGATTTGGGAGATACTTCTTGGGATAATCTTACTGCATTGACTCCAGCGGGAGTTGCAAAAAACTGGACAGTTACAGTTGTGGGAGATCAAATTTTTGAAATAAAAGGTCAAAGATATGTCGGTTCAGGGTCTTCTTATGCGGCACCAGTTGTTTCAGGTACAGCGGCACTAATTAAAGAAAAATATCCTTGGATGGACGGAAGTCTTATAAGACAGACTATTTTGTCAACAGCAACGGATATAGGTGAACCTGGAGTGGATTCAACTTACGGTTGGGGGCTTATAAATATTGACAAAGCTCTAAATGGACCTGCTAAATTTAGTAAAGCACTTGCACTGGATGACAATGTTACAGTCGATATACCAAGCGGGACTTACACATTTTCAAATAATATTTCAGGAGATGCAGGTTTGATCAAAAATGGAGCTGGAATATTGATTTTGTCAGGAAACAGTACATTTACAGGAAATACAACAGTAAACGCAGGAAAAGTTCAAATAAACGGAGTTTATACTTCTTCACTTAACGTAAGACCACAAGCGACACTTGCTACTCAAAATGCACTGATTCAAAATGACGTAATAAATGCAGGAACAGTTGAAAATAGTGGTAGAACGACATTTGCTGGAAAATATATTTCACTTGAAAATTCGAGAATTAAAACAGATACAAATTCAACATTACACGTAAATGGTGATGTCAAATTAAATGGTGTTGCGATAGAAGTTGCAGCAAAAGATCAGAATGGACAAGATAGATATGTTACAGCTAAAGGTATTACAAATGATGTAATCACTTCAGATGGAAAAATTGAAGGAACCGTAAAAGGTGAGAATGAAAAAGATTTGGTAAATGTGGACGTTCAAAAAAAAGAAAATAAAGTTACAGCAAATCTTAGTCGTAAAAATGTAGAAACATATGTAAAAAATTCCAAAAATTCTGATGAAATGCAGCAAAATACAGCGGAAAATATAGAAACAGCATTTCAAAAATTAGATGAAGAAGTTGAAAATGGAAATACCAAAAATGTGGAAAATTTTGAGAAAAAAGCAGCGGTATTGCAGTCTCTTTCAACAAGAAGCGCAACAAGTGCAGCAGTGCTAGACAGTTTATCTGGGCAAATTTATGCCTCTGCTCAAGCGCTAACTTTCCATCAATCACAGACAGTCAATAAAGACTTGTCAAATCGTCTTGTAATGCTTGGTACTCTTGACAATGTCGGAGATAACTTTGGACTTTGGATAACAGGACTTGGAGCAAATGGAAAATTAAAACAGGATGGTTACGCTGAAGGAAAAACTAAAGTTTACGGTGGTCAAGTTGGAGTTGATAAACAATTTGGTGACAATTTGATTTTAGGAACTGCACTATCCTATTCTAAAGCAAATGTCAAATTTAACAGATATGGTGGAAAATCTGATGCAAATAATTTTGGTATTTCATTGTATGGAAGATTAGGTAATAAAACAAATCCGTTATATTTACAAGGTCGTGCAGGAATTGGATTTGTTGATAGTGATGTTGAAAGGGATATTATTTTAAGTCCGACTGATTTTTCAAGAGCTAAAATTAATCACAATGACAAAGTGGTTTCAGGGTATTTAGAAACAGGCTATGACTTTAAAAATAAAAAAGGGGATTTTGTTATAACACCGTTTGTTGGACTTTCTCACGATACAGTAATCCGTGGTTCTTTCTCAGAAGACAACAGCCAATTTGGTCTAAAAGCGGATAAAAAAACATATGCTCAGACTTCAGGATTGGTTGGACTAAGAGTTGGAAAATCAGTCGATTGGAAAAGTGGAAGCAAATCTACATTCCAAGGTTACGTAACTCACCAGACTGCCTTTAACAACGAAGATTTAAGTTTTGACGCTAGTTATACAGGACTATCTAACGCCAAGTTCAAAGTAAAAGGAATAGGTCTGGCTAAAAATAAAACTTGGGTAGGAGTCGGAGCATTGACAGAAGTAAATAAAAACTTTGGATGGTATACAAATTATGATGGTTCAGTTGACAGCGGTAAAAAAGGAAAGGGACATAATAATGTATTTACAACAGGAGTGAGAGTAAACTTCTAA
- the mnmA gene encoding tRNA 2-thiouridine(34) synthase MnmA: MKKKRVVLGMSGGVDSSVAAILLKEQGYEVIGVFMKNWEEKDENGVCMAEEDYKDVIAVAEQLGIPYYSVNFVKEYWDKVFTYFLNEYKRGRTPNPDVMCNKEIKFRAFLDYAMKIGADYVATGHYARIIHEKDENGKIKSTMLRGVDDNKDQTYFLCQLNQEQLEKVLFPIGDYEKPKIREIAQRYNLATAKKKDSTGICFIGERNFNEFLSKYLPAKDGEIVNIQGKVLGRHHGLMYYTIGQRKGIGIGNTKDGTGEPWFVVDKDLEKNQLIVTQGDNSLLYSKGMIATDFNFINPYDISFPLKCTVKFRYRQADTKATINKLDGEKYEVIFDSPQKAVTLGQIVVAYNGEECLGGGVIDKIIK; encoded by the coding sequence ATGAAAAAGAAAAGAGTTGTTTTAGGAATGTCAGGTGGAGTGGATTCTTCTGTTGCGGCAATTTTATTAAAAGAACAAGGTTATGAAGTCATCGGAGTTTTTATGAAGAATTGGGAAGAAAAAGACGAAAATGGGGTTTGTATGGCTGAAGAAGATTACAAAGATGTGATTGCTGTGGCGGAACAACTAGGGATCCCGTATTATTCAGTAAATTTTGTAAAAGAATACTGGGATAAAGTATTTACTTATTTTTTGAACGAATATAAAAGAGGAAGAACTCCTAATCCTGATGTGATGTGCAACAAAGAAATTAAATTTAGAGCATTTTTGGATTATGCGATGAAAATTGGAGCAGATTATGTGGCGACAGGACATTACGCCAGAATAATTCACGAAAAAGATGAAAATGGCAAAATTAAGTCAACTATGCTTCGTGGAGTTGATGACAACAAAGATCAGACATATTTTTTGTGTCAACTAAATCAGGAGCAATTAGAAAAAGTACTATTTCCAATTGGGGATTATGAAAAACCAAAAATTAGGGAAATTGCACAAAGATATAATTTAGCAACTGCGAAAAAAAAGGACAGTACAGGAATTTGCTTTATTGGAGAAAGAAATTTTAATGAATTTTTGTCTAAATACTTACCTGCAAAAGATGGAGAAATTGTAAATATTCAAGGAAAAGTTTTGGGAAGACATCATGGCCTTATGTATTACACAATTGGTCAAAGAAAGGGAATTGGAATTGGAAATACGAAAGACGGAACTGGAGAACCTTGGTTTGTTGTGGATAAAGATTTGGAAAAAAATCAGTTAATTGTTACACAAGGCGATAATTCACTTCTCTATTCAAAAGGAATGATTGCGACGGATTTCAATTTTATCAATCCTTACGACATTTCGTTTCCACTAAAATGTACGGTAAAATTCAGATACAGACAAGCTGATACAAAAGCGACAATTAATAAATTGGATGGCGAAAAATACGAAGTGATTTTTGATTCTCCACAAAAAGCGGTGACATTGGGACAAATTGTGGTTGCCTA